DNA from Amycolatopsis sp. DSM 110486:
GCGAGCATGAAGATGCCGTTCTGGTTCACCCTTGCGGGTGCGCCGGCGGCGTAGTACTCCTCCTCGAACAGGACCCACTCGAGCAGGCTCGCGTCGCGGCCGCCGAACTCGCGGGGCCAGGAGACGACGGACCACCGGGCGTCGGCGAGCTTCTCTTCCCAAGCCCGGTGTGCTGCGAAGCCCTCGGCGGTGTCGAACGAGGGCAAAGCCTCGCGGGGCACGTGGGTGGCCAGCCACTCGCGGGCCTCGTCGCGGAATGCCTCGGCGGCAGGCCCTAGTTCGAGATCCACCGGGCTCACGCTCGGCTTTCGGCCGCGCCGCCGGCAGGCTCGGGTCCGGGACCGACCGAGCTGCCGCGGGTCGCGGGGCGGCCGGCGGATGCGGGACCGGTGTTGCTCGCGGTGCCGTGATCTGTGGGGCGGTCGGCGGATGCGGGACCGGTGTTGCCTGTGGTGCCGTGATCTGTGGGGCAGCCAGAGGGTTCGGGATTGGTGTTACTTGGGTTGCGGCGATCCGTGAGGTGGCCGTCGGGTTCTGGGCTATCGAGGGCTGAGGTCGGGTGGTCGCCGGGTTCGGGGCTGCTGTTGCTTGTCGTACCGTGATCTGTCGCGTGGTCGGCGGACGCGGGGCTGGTGTTGCTTGTGCTGCCCTGATTTGTGAGGTGGTCGGCGGGTTCGGGACTGGGGACGCCCGAAGCGTGGCGGTCCGTGGCGTGGTGGGCGGCGGTGGTCGGCTCTGGATGGGGCGGCGGCGGTGCGGGGTGGCGCATGGAGCGGGCGGTGTGGCCGCCGAGGGAGTCGCCGGAGGTTTCGGCGTTGTGGGCGTGGGCGAGGTGGTGGAGGGCGAATGCGGAGTCCATGCCGTTGCGCAGGCCCATAAGGTCTTCGGCTTGGTTGACGGCTTTTTTGGCGAGCGCGAGGCCGAAGCGGGGCATCTCGGCGATCTGCGCGGCCAGTGAAAGGGTCTCGGATTCCAGGGAGTCGCGGGGGACGACGCGGTTGACCATGCCCCACGCCAGCGCTTGGTCGGCGGAGAAGCGTGCGCCCGTGAAGAGGACTTCCTTGGCGGTGCGCGGGCCCAGGACCCAAGGGTGGGCGAAGTACTCGACGCCGGGAATTCCCATGCGTACCACGGGGTCGGCGAAGAAGGCGTCGTCGGAGGCGACGATGAGGTCGCACGTCCAGGCGAGCATGAGGGCGCCGGCGATGCAGGCGCCCTGGACGGCGGCGATTGTGGGCTTCGGCAGGTCCCGCCAGCGGCGGCACATGCCGAGGTAGACCTCCGATTCGCGCGCGAAGCGCTGGTCGGCGCCGGGGGCGTCGACGTGGTCCCACCAGGTGACGGCGCGGCGGGGGAACGACAAGTCGGCATCACGGCCGGGGGAGCCGATGTCGTGGCCGGCGGAGAAGTGCTTGCCCGCGCCGGCCAGGACGATGACCTTCACCTCGAAGTCCTCGACGGCGCGGGTGAAGGCATCGTCGAGGGCGTAGGTCATCGCGGAGTTCTGGGCGTTGCGGTACTCCGGCCGGTTCATGGTCACGACGGCGGTCGGGCCGCGGCGCTCGTAGAGGACTTCAGGCATCGGTGTGTTCTCCCCGGTTGCGGTGCTCCGGCCGGTTGACGGTGAGAATGGCAGTCGGGTCATGGCGTTCGTGCTCGACTTCAGACATCGCTGTGTTCTCCCCGGTTGCGGTGGTCGGGCCGGTTCACGGTGAGAATGGCGGTCGGGTCATGGCGTTCGTGCTCGACTTCAGGCATCGGTGGGTTCTCACCCGTTGCGGTGGTCGGGCTGGTCCGTGATGACGAGGGTGATGGGGCCGCAGCGTTCGTGGGGAACTTCAGGCGTCGGTGCGCTCGCCGGGGTTCCAGCGCGGGCCGATTCGCGGAGTCGGTGGGGCCGCGGTGGTTGTGCGGCAGTTCGCGCATGCCTGCGCTGCGGCTGGATGCGGTCGGGTCTGCGCGGCGTGATGGCGGGGCCGCCACGTCCAGGAACTCAGGCATGTGGGCGCTCCTGCGGTGGGGACGGGCCGGCGGTCGCTTTGTCGACGGGGTCGGGCATGGGGGTCTCGCGGAGAAGGCGTTTGAGGACTTTGCCTGACGGGTTGCGCGGGAGCGCAGGGACGAACTCGACTGAGCGCGGCACCTTGTAATTGGCCAGATTCTCCTTGCAGTACGCCAAAACAGCCTCGGCGGTCAGACCGGCGCCGGGGTGGGGGACGATGTAGGCGCGGCCCACTTCGCCCAAACGGGTGTCGGGGAGGCCGACGACGGCGGAGTCGGCGATGGCGGGGTGGGTGGCGAGCACCTGTTCGACTTCGGCGGGGTAGACGTTGAAGCCGCCGCTGACGTAGATGTCCTTGAGGCGGTCGGTGATGCGGAGGTGGCCGTCGGCGGACAAGGACCCGACGTCGCCGGTGTGGAGCCAGCCGGCGGGGTCGATGGCGGCCGCGGTGGCGGCGGGGTCGTCGAGGTAGCCGAGCATGACGTTGGGGCCGCGCAGGAGAATCTCGTCGTGGTCGCCGAGGCGGATTTCGAAGCCGCCGGTGGGGCGGCCGGAGAAGTGGGAGACGACGTCGAGGGAATCGGTCGGGCTGCTCATGGTGGCGACGACGGCTTCGGTCAGGCCGTAGGCCGTCAGCACCGTGTCGAAGCCAAGGTCGGAGTGCATGCGGGCCACTAGAGGTGCCGGGACCGACGCCGCGCCCGTGACGGCCAGGCGCAACGAGGACAGGTCCCGGCGTGAACGGTCCGGGGCGTCGAGCAGCATCCGGTAGACGGTCGGGGCGGCGGGCAGCACGGTGATGCGTTCCTGCTCGATCAAGCGCAACGTCGAGGAAGCGTCGAAGACGCGCTGCGGAACGATCGTGGCGCCCGTCAAGACGCAGGCCAGGATGCCTGCCTTGTAGCCGAAACTGTGGAAGAACGGGTTCACCACCAGGTAGCGGTCCCCAGGAGACAACCCGGCGCACGACGCCCAAGCGGCCGCGACACCGAGGGCCTGACGGTGTGCGCTCATCGCGCCCTTGCTGCGGCCGGTGGTGCCGGAAGTGAAGAGGATGTCACTCACGTCGTCCGGGGTCACCGCTGCCGAACCGAAAGTACCGTCCACATCGGACCATTCGACGACGCCCGGCACCGGCGGCTCCGCGGCTTCGACCGGCACGCGCACCACCAGGGGTGGCAAGGAGTCCAACGCAGCGAGCCGCGAAGTCCCCAGGAAACGGCCCGTGATCACCAAACCCGAGAGCCGCGCCCGCGAGAGCACATCCAGGGTTTCCCGCGCGGTGAACCGGGTGCTCACCGGAACGAGTGTCGCGCCCGCGTAGAGAATGCCCAGGCCCGCCACGACCCAGTGCCACGTGTTGGGAGAGCACACCGCGACGCGCGCGCCGGTGCCCACGCCGTGCGAAGACAAGAAGCCCGCGAAAGCCCGCACGCGTGAGCGCAGGGCGGCCCACGTCAGCCGGACGTCGCCGTCGGCCACGGCTTCGCCCGTGGGGTCCCGCTCCGCGGCCGCGTCGAGCGCTGCGGGAACGGTCAGCGGCAGCGTCATCGCAGACCTCCCTAGCAAGTGCTTGGTAGGGTAACCTACGGACGAGCCCCGGGGCCAGAGAGGAGAACGCGGTGGACGAGTTCCGGATGCGGATCCGCTCCTGGCTGGCCGAGCACCTCGACCCCGCGCTCAAGGGTCTCGGCGGGCCGGGCCGGGAGCATGAAGCGTTCGAGGAACGCCGGGCCTGGGAACGGAAACTCGGCGCCGCCGGGTGGAACGGGTTGGGCTGGCCCCCAGGGCACGGCGGGCGCGGCGCGACGATCGAGCAGCAGGTCGCGTTCCACGAGGAGTACGCCTGCGCAGACGCGCCCGCGCGGGTGGGTCACCTCGGGCAGGAGCTGCTGGGGCCGGCGCTCATCGCGTTCGGCACCGAAGCCCAGCAACGCCGGTTCCTGCCGAAGATCCTCGCGGTCGACGAGCTGTGGTGCCAGGGCTACTCCGAACCCGGCGCCGGGTCCGATCTCGCCGCGGTCGCCACGAAAGCGCGACTCCGCAACGACGAATGGGTGATCACCGGCCAAAAAGTCTGGACGTCGCTGGCCCACGTCGCCGATTGGTGCTTCGCGCTCGTCCGCACCGAGCCGGACAGCAAGCGCCACCACGGGTTGTCCTTCTTGCTCATCCCGATGCACCAGGACGGCGTGGAAGTCCGGCCGATCCGCCAGCTCACCGGCACCGCCGAGTTCAACGAGGTCTTCTTCACCGAAGCCCGCACCGCCAAGGATCTCGTGATCGGCGCGCCCGGCGACGGCTGGCGGGTCGCGATGGGCGTGCTCGGGTTCGAACGCGGCGTCGCCACGCTCGGTCAGCAGGTCGGATTCCGGCGGGAGCTGGAGGCGATCACGGAACTCGCCGAAACGTCCGGCGTGGCAAGGGATCCGCACGTCGCCGAGGCCATCGCGCGGGCGTGGGTGGGCCTCGAGGTCATGCACGCGCACGCGCTGCGCGCCCCCGGCGGACCCGGCGCCGCCTCCGTTGCGAAGCTGGTCTGGGCCGGCTGGCACCGCAAGCTGGGCGAGCTGGCCATGCTCGTGCGCGGCGCCGCGGGCCTGGTCGCGACCGAAGACCGCTGGCAACGCTTGTTCCTCTTCTCCCGCGCCGACACGATCTACGGCGGCTCCGACGAGATCCAGCGCACCGTGATCGCCGAGCGCGTGCTCGGCCTGCCCCGGGAGGCGCGGCCGTGATCACCATCCCGAAGTACCCCAGTGGCAACAACCTGCTCAAGGACAAGGTCGTCGTGGTCACCGCGGCCGCCGGCACAGGCATCGGCTCGGCCGCCGCGAAACGCTGTCTCGAAGAAGGCGCGCACGTCCTCATCAGCGACCGCCACGAACGCCGCCTCAAGCAGACCGCGCAAGACCTCGGCGTCCCCGGCGTGCCCTGCGACGTCACCCGCGAAGAAGACGTGCAGCACCTCATCGACGCGGCCGTCGAGCACTACGGCCGCCTCGACGTGCTCGTCAACAACGCCGGCCTCGGCGGTACCGCCTCCATCCTCGACATGACCGACGACGAGTGGTCCCGCGTGCTCGACGTGACGCTCACCGGCACCTTCCGCGCCACGCGCGCCGCCCTGCGCCGGTTCGCGCAACAGGGCACCGGCGGCGCCATCGTCAACAACGCGAGTGTGCTCGGCTGGCGCGCGCAGGAGGGCCAAGCCCACTACGCCGCCGCCAAAGCCGGGGTGATGGCCCTGACACGTTGCGCCGCCGTGGACGCCGCGCCGTACGACGTGCGCGTGAACGCCGTCGCGCCCAGCCTCGCGATGCACGCCAACCTCGCGAAGGTGACCAGCGACGAGCTGCTCGCCGAGCTCACCGCGCGCGAGATCTCGGGGAGGGCGGCGCAGCCGTGGGAGGTCGCGAATGTGATGGTGTTCCTGGCCAGTGAGTACGCCTCGTACCTCACCGGCGAGGTGGTGTCGGTCAGTGCCCAGCACGCGTGAGGTGGAACGAGTGAAGAACGCCCCCGGATCCCGGCGAGCCGAGCTGCTCGCGCTCGCCGCGAAGCTGTTCGCCGAGCGCGGGTACGTGTCCACTACGGTCCGCGACATCGCCGACGCCGCGGGCATCCTGTCCGGCAGCCTCTACCACCACTTCGACTCGAAGGAGTCGATGGCCGACGAGATCCTGTCCGGCTTCCTCGACGAGCTGTTCGGGGCCTACGCGGAGATCGTCGCGGAGCGAAAAGGCCCGCGCGAGACGCTGGAAGCCGTGGTCGTCGCCTCGTTCGACTCGATCCACCGGCGTCCCGCCGAGGTCGCGATCTACCAGAACGAAGCCCAGCACCTCATGCAGCTGCCGCGCTTCGCGTACCTCAACGACCGCAACGCCGAGTTCCGCAAGCTCTGGAACGGCATCCTCACCGATGGCGTCGAGGCCGGCGTCTTCCGCCCCGACCTCGACGTGGAGCTCGTCTACCGCTTCATCCGCGACACGGTCTGGGTCGCCGTGCGCTGGTACAACCCCGAAGGCGCGCTGAGCGCTCACGACGTCGCCGACCAGTACCTCGGCATCCTGCTCGACGGCATCGCGAAACGGAGGCGCCGTGGCTGAGGCCTACGTGCTCGACGCCGTGCGCACGCCCGTCGGCCGGCGCGGCGGCGCGCTCGCCGCGGTGCACCCGGCCGACCTCGGCGCGCACGTGATCAAAGCGGTCGTCGATCGCACAGGCGTGGACCCCGCGCTGGTCGACGACGTGATCCTCGGCTGCGTCGACACGCTCGGGCCGCAGGCCGGCAACCTCGCGCGCACCGCGTGGCTCG
Protein-coding regions in this window:
- a CDS encoding FadD3 family acyl-CoA ligase; the encoded protein is MTLPLTVPAALDAAAERDPTGEAVADGDVRLTWAALRSRVRAFAGFLSSHGVGTGARVAVCSPNTWHWVVAGLGILYAGATLVPVSTRFTARETLDVLSRARLSGLVITGRFLGTSRLAALDSLPPLVVRVPVEAAEPPVPGVVEWSDVDGTFGSAAVTPDDVSDILFTSGTTGRSKGAMSAHRQALGVAAAWASCAGLSPGDRYLVVNPFFHSFGYKAGILACVLTGATIVPQRVFDASSTLRLIEQERITVLPAAPTVYRMLLDAPDRSRRDLSSLRLAVTGAASVPAPLVARMHSDLGFDTVLTAYGLTEAVVATMSSPTDSLDVVSHFSGRPTGGFEIRLGDHDEILLRGPNVMLGYLDDPAATAAAIDPAGWLHTGDVGSLSADGHLRITDRLKDIYVSGGFNVYPAEVEQVLATHPAIADSAVVGLPDTRLGEVGRAYIVPHPGAGLTAEAVLAYCKENLANYKVPRSVEFVPALPRNPSGKVLKRLLRETPMPDPVDKATAGPSPPQERPHA
- a CDS encoding acyl-CoA dehydrogenase family protein; the encoded protein is MRIRSWLAEHLDPALKGLGGPGREHEAFEERRAWERKLGAAGWNGLGWPPGHGGRGATIEQQVAFHEEYACADAPARVGHLGQELLGPALIAFGTEAQQRRFLPKILAVDELWCQGYSEPGAGSDLAAVATKARLRNDEWVITGQKVWTSLAHVADWCFALVRTEPDSKRHHGLSFLLIPMHQDGVEVRPIRQLTGTAEFNEVFFTEARTAKDLVIGAPGDGWRVAMGVLGFERGVATLGQQVGFRRELEAITELAETSGVARDPHVAEAIARAWVGLEVMHAHALRAPGGPGAASVAKLVWAGWHRKLGELAMLVRGAAGLVATEDRWQRLFLFSRADTIYGGSDEIQRTVIAERVLGLPREARP
- a CDS encoding SDR family oxidoreductase, coding for MITIPKYPSGNNLLKDKVVVVTAAAGTGIGSAAAKRCLEEGAHVLISDRHERRLKQTAQDLGVPGVPCDVTREEDVQHLIDAAVEHYGRLDVLVNNAGLGGTASILDMTDDEWSRVLDVTLTGTFRATRAALRRFAQQGTGGAIVNNASVLGWRAQEGQAHYAAAKAGVMALTRCAAVDAAPYDVRVNAVAPSLAMHANLAKVTSDELLAELTAREISGRAAQPWEVANVMVFLASEYASYLTGEVVSVSAQHA
- a CDS encoding TetR/AcrR family transcriptional regulator, whose product is MKNAPGSRRAELLALAAKLFAERGYVSTTVRDIADAAGILSGSLYHHFDSKESMADEILSGFLDELFGAYAEIVAERKGPRETLEAVVVASFDSIHRRPAEVAIYQNEAQHLMQLPRFAYLNDRNAEFRKLWNGILTDGVEAGVFRPDLDVELVYRFIRDTVWVAVRWYNPEGALSAHDVADQYLGILLDGIAKRRRRG